A single region of the Changchengzhania lutea genome encodes:
- a CDS encoding nuclear transport factor 2 family protein, protein MKYLLLVIATVLISSQTFSQTDESRIKNTLLNYINGTSYNNTKLIEKAFYPEANLYLTKNKDELWTVPISEYTSWYTKATPGKFNGRTGNVLSIEYFNNIAMAKAEIVIPAKNTRYIDMFLLKKINNEWKIISKSADSQKSNANSNRILFIVSNAHYYGDSKLPTGNSYSEIVNAYDTFKKAGYTVDFVSPKGGSIPLAYINTTDSLQKTYLYNADFMYALKNTKNPNQINPNQYKAVHYIGGGSAMFGVPENNAIQKIVMTIYEEKNGIISSVCHGTAGIVHLKTKDGKFLVAGKTINGYPDAFEREGAEYLKQFPFFITKTIEEHGGIFKYSPRNSVHVEVDGNLITGQNYLSSKTVALKIIENLENHKN, encoded by the coding sequence ATGAAATATTTACTTTTAGTTATTGCTACTGTATTAATTAGTAGTCAAACATTTTCTCAAACAGATGAAAGTCGGATAAAAAACACTTTACTAAATTATATCAATGGGACTTCATATAATAATACCAAACTCATTGAAAAAGCGTTTTATCCCGAAGCTAATTTATATCTAACAAAAAATAAGGACGAACTCTGGACCGTTCCTATTTCTGAATATACGAGTTGGTATACAAAGGCAACTCCTGGAAAATTTAATGGGAGAACGGGAAATGTTTTATCCATAGAATATTTTAACAATATTGCGATGGCAAAAGCTGAAATAGTGATACCTGCAAAGAATACAAGATACATAGATATGTTTTTGTTGAAAAAAATTAATAATGAATGGAAAATAATTAGCAAAAGTGCCGATAGCCAAAAAAGCAATGCTAATAGCAATAGAATTCTTTTTATTGTTTCAAATGCACACTATTATGGAGATTCTAAATTACCAACAGGAAATAGTTATTCTGAAATAGTAAATGCCTATGATACCTTTAAAAAGGCAGGATACACAGTTGATTTTGTTAGCCCAAAAGGTGGAAGTATTCCTTTAGCATATATCAACACTACAGATTCTTTGCAAAAAACCTACTTGTATAATGCAGACTTTATGTATGCTCTAAAAAACACAAAAAATCCAAACCAAATAAACCCGAACCAATATAAAGCTGTACATTATATTGGTGGAGGAAGCGCGATGTTTGGCGTACCTGAAAATAATGCCATTCAGAAAATAGTAATGACAATTTATGAAGAGAAAAATGGAATTATATCATCTGTTTGTCACGGAACAGCAGGCATAGTTCATCTAAAAACAAAAGATGGAAAGTTTCTAGTTGCAGGTAAAACTATAAATGGGTATCCAGATGCATTTGAAAGAGAAGGTGCTGAATATTTAAAGCAATTTCCTTTTTTTATTACAAAAACTATTGAAGAACACGGAGGTATTTTTAAATATTCACCGAGAAATTCTGTACACGTTGAAGTAGATGGAAATTTAATTACAGGACAAAATTATTTATCTTCAAAGACAGTGGCTTTAAAAATTATTGAGAACCTAGAGAATCACAAAAACTAA
- a CDS encoding toxin-antitoxin system YwqK family antitoxin gives MKLSILILLFSTISGFSQEIKFNLFLKDSCSNEIERSTYYHLEKDGTEYNISDFDGTIILQTKGEYKLVATEIGETHKIVIDKLINSDTIIKPRIEEYIKKTNFSYKKGTSKEQLKKLGLIPNYKFMNCSKACDGIETEYYSNGTIRLNAEFKNGLVIGELKRYYQNGKIKEISNYDNDGILTKRTLFHENGEIKKE, from the coding sequence ATGAAGTTATCGATTTTAATATTACTTTTTTCTACCATTTCTGGGTTTAGCCAAGAAATAAAATTCAATCTTTTTTTGAAAGATTCTTGTTCTAACGAAATTGAAAGAAGTACTTATTATCATCTTGAAAAAGATGGAACAGAATATAATATATCGGACTTTGACGGAACAATAATTCTTCAAACCAAAGGAGAGTATAAACTTGTCGCAACCGAAATTGGAGAAACACATAAAATTGTAATTGACAAACTAATCAATTCGGACACTATAATTAAACCAAGAATTGAAGAATACATAAAGAAAACTAATTTTTCTTATAAAAAAGGCACGAGTAAAGAACAACTTAAAAAACTTGGATTAATTCCTAATTATAAGTTTATGAATTGCTCAAAGGCTTGTGACGGAATTGAAACTGAATATTACTCAAACGGAACAATTCGACTTAACGCTGAATTTAAAAACGGACTTGTAATTGGAGAATTAAAAAGATATTATCAAAACGGAAAAATAAAAGAAATTTCTAATTATGATAATGACGGAATTTTAACAAAAAGAACTCTGTTTCACGAAAATGGAGAAATAAAAAAAGAATAA
- a CDS encoding class I SAM-dependent methyltransferase, whose product MNKSKEFWDKASKNYDRTEERFEHIHKKSRDNTKKYLRGNNIVLDYGCGTGTTSCELANYVKEIHAIDISSKMIEIAKQKAIDGKVENVNFSQTDIFDKIYKKESFDIILAFNMLHTVPAPENVVQRIHELLKPEGLFISVTPCLRDKMSFLVSIQIQLVRILSKTGIIPIPIRRLKSIELDDLLANGNFQTVDSEKIYKGASSYFVVAKKKSSE is encoded by the coding sequence ATGAATAAATCAAAAGAATTTTGGGATAAGGCTTCAAAGAATTATGATAGAACGGAAGAGCGTTTTGAACACATTCATAAAAAGTCTAGAGATAATACCAAAAAATATCTTAGGGGCAATAATATTGTTTTGGATTATGGATGTGGGACAGGTACAACATCTTGTGAACTTGCCAATTATGTGAAAGAAATCCATGCTATTGATATATCATCAAAAATGATTGAAATAGCTAAACAAAAAGCTATCGATGGTAAAGTTGAAAATGTAAATTTCTCACAAACAGATATTTTTGATAAAATATATAAAAAAGAATCGTTTGATATAATTCTAGCCTTCAATATGTTGCATACGGTACCTGCCCCAGAAAATGTGGTGCAAAGAATACATGAGTTATTAAAACCTGAGGGGTTATTTATTTCTGTAACCCCCTGCTTACGAGATAAAATGTCATTTTTAGTTAGTATTCAGATTCAGCTTGTTCGGATATTGTCTAAAACTGGAATTATTCCCATTCCTATAAGAAGACTTAAAAGTATTGAATTGGATGATTTATTGGCAAATGGCAATTTTCAGACCGTTGATTCTGAAAAGATATATAAAGGGGCATCTAGTTATTTTGTTGTAGCAAAAAAGAAAAGCTCAGAATAA
- a CDS encoding helix-turn-helix transcriptional regulator gives MIKDHIQNKVRTLRFFKDEMTQQQLADEVGVTRQTLAAIESGKYSPSLELAFRIANVFKVTLDEVFTYDSSKDKFKRRKKNK, from the coding sequence ATGATTAAAGATCATATTCAAAATAAAGTTAGAACCCTACGTTTTTTTAAAGATGAAATGACACAACAACAATTGGCGGATGAAGTTGGGGTGACAAGACAAACATTAGCAGCTATTGAGAGTGGGAAATATTCTCCATCACTTGAACTTGCCTTTAGAATAGCAAACGTTTTTAAAGTCACTTTGGATGAAGTATTTACTTATGATTCGTCAAAAGACAAATTCAAAAGGAGAAAGAAAAATAAATGA